CGCCGTTCTCAGAGATACGATACAGCTGTCGATCCAGCAGGTTCCCACAGACAATCAACAAGCCTCCGTTATCAAAGTAGAGTCCGTTGGTGCCGATGTCATCGATGTATAGGGAAACGTCCCCATCCTCGGTATAGCGCATGATCTTGTTTACACGCACATCCGAAAACAACAGACCGCTGCCATCCCAAACCGGACCCTCGGTAAAGACGAAGCCTTCAGCCACGATTTCCACTGCTGCTCCAGGAGCTATGAGATCACTAAGTGATTGCTTAGAGCAGGCAGTCAAAAGACAAGCGAACAGGCTTATGGTGACTACAGACATTCGGGGAAAACAGAAAGAGCTCATGACTTCGAGGTTCATTCTTGCCGGAAGTAGAGTCAATGTCCTTCATGGAAACACCATCTACGAGCATCTACATGAATAAGTTTCAGCTCCATGCTTCAAAAATCCTTTTTAATACCGTCTGCCATTCTAGGACTGACAATAGTTCTGATAACCACTGCCTGTACCAAAGAGGAAAAGAATGCCGACTGGCCGGTCTACCTGGGAGACAGCGCTTCCAGTCAATCTTCTGAGGTAAATCAAATCACGCCTAAAAATGTAGATCAACTGGAGATCGCCTGGACCTTCGATGCACAAGGGGTCGAACCAGATGGATTCACCAACATGCAATGTAATCCGTTGGTCATCAACGGAACCGTATACCTGACCAGTGCGACCTTTAATCTCTATGCATTAGACGGCAAAACGGGGGAACCCATTTGGAAGATCAATCCATTTGAGGAGATCAGTAAATCCCTCCCTTCACCCATCGAATCCACAGGGGGCACTCGAGGCATGGCTTACTGGTCTGGCCCGGAAGGTGATCGCATTCTTCTTGGAATCGCCAACTACCTTCTGGCCATCAATCCAGATGATGGAACTTTCATTGAGGGATTTGGCAACCAAGGTCATATCGATCTTAAAAAAGGACTCGGTCGTAATATCGACCAGCTACGCTACATTACACGATCACCCGGAATTATTTACCAGGACCTGATCATCATGGGCTCTTCGGTTTCGGAATCGCTGCCGGCAGCACCTGGACACATCCGCGCGTTCAACGTTAAAACCGGCGAACAAGTTTGGCGTTTCAACACCATACCCCAACCTGGGGAGTATGGTTACGAAACCTGGCCCAAGGAGGCTTATAAAGAATTTGGTGGAGCCAATACATGGGCGGGTATGGCCGTCGACGAGAAGCGCGGCTTAGTTTATTGCCCGACCGGTTCGGCCACCTTTGATTACTACGGAGGCGATCGATTGGGTGACAACCTCTTCGCCAATTCTCTGATCTGTCTCAATGCCAAGACCGGGGAACGCGTTTGGCATTATCAAACCGTTCATCACGATCTGTTTGATTACGACCTACCAATTCCTCCCAACCTTTTAACCGTAAATCAAAACGGCAAAGAGATCCCGGCCGTTGCTCAACTGACCAAGCAAGGCTACGTGTTTCTCTTCAATCGAGTCACGGGCGAACCTCTATTTGAAATCGAGGAGATTCCCGTTCCAGCCTCAACCATGCCTGGTGAGATCGCTTCGAAGACTCAACCACGACCCACCAAGCCCGCCCCATTCGTTCGCGAGGTCCTTTCCCCAGATCAATTAAACGATGTCACCCCTGAAACAAAGGCAGAGATTTTGGCCAAGTATTCCACGATGGATCCTCATGTGCCCTGGACACCAGGAAGCCTACATAAGGATACCATCGTTCATCCCGGAATGATCGGAGGCGCTGAATGGGGAGGTGCGGCGGCTGATGAGAATGGCATTCTTTATTTCAACTCCAACGAGAGCTCAGCCATCCTGACGATGATCGATGCCACATCCAGCGGCTCACCTGGTGAGGCCCTCTACAAACAAAATTGTATAGTTTGTCACGGAGAAGATTTGAGCGGAGGAACGGCGTTTGGACAGGTAGTGCCTACCTTGATCGGCATCGAAGATCGCATGGATCGAGGAGCCATCGCCCAAGTCATCCAATTCGGTGGAACGACCATGCCGGGCTTTCGCCATTTTTCAGGAAAGGATGTTTTCGATGTGATCTCGTTTATTGCTTCACCCGGGCAGACAGGTCAACACGCTGAGGATGCAAACGACACACCACAGCCGAATAACGTGAAATACATTCACACCGGTAATAACATCTGGACGGAAACCAACGGCTACCCGGCTATCAAACCACCTTGGGGAAATTTAAATGCGCTGGACCTCAACACCGGCGAATACCTCTGGCAAATACCGTTTGGTGAATATCCTGAACTCATTGAGAAAGGAATTCCAGCCACTGGACGAGTGAGCTATGGAGGTCCCATTGTCACGGCCAGTGGCGTCATGTTTATCGCGGCCAGCCTCGATAATCATATGCGCGCTTATGATATGAAGACAGGTGATGAGCTGTGGCGCACGAAGTTACCCTTCGGCGGCTACGCCACACCATCCACCTACATGATCGATGGGAAACAATACGTCCTCATCGCCTGCGGCGGTGGTCGAGGCTCTCCGACTGGGGACCAGTTTGTCGCGTTTGCGTTACCGCATTAGGTTTAAGGGACCTTCTCATCCACGGACTCACGACCGTGGCTACAAATAACATATTTCAGCTCCTTTTGCCAAGCTGGGGAATAGCGTTCCCAAGGCGTTAAGGTCTTGGCAAGGTCCATCAAATTCTTGCTAAGAAAATGGCCCGAAGGGTTTACAGGAAGACAATCTGGTAAATAATAAGTTTGCCCGCAAAAGGGTTTAGCTTGTAGTTGGTGTCCGTCCTATCAAACTTATCCTCTAAGTCTTAAATGACTAACCTTGCGGAATTCCCCTGTATTACCAAATCAGGCACTCGAATAATTGCTCGCCTGCGCTTTGCCATGGTGTCGTTTTGCCTGGGCCTATTCCTCCTCGCTTCGGCTTCCTATGCGGCCAAAGAAGCAGCGAAAAACGACGAAGAGGAAACGACCGAGTCAGAAACCCACACCGACGACAATATCGTCAGTCAAAAAGATGAGGTAAAGCTGGTAGACGACTCCTCGGTAGCGGAGGCTGTAAAACGCCGCCCGGATCTCAATTTTGCGAACGTCACCATCGATGGTGAAAGTTCCGGGGTATCCCTTTCCAGCCTAGAGGCAGAAGATGTGGAATCGGTTGAAGTGATGAAGGCCGTCACTCCCGATATCGACGCAGACTCACGCGGTGGATCCATCAGCTTGAAGACCCGCCCCTCTTACGCGCAATCACGCCGAGCAACTTCAGTAGAAGGATCTTTGTATTATGACTCTTTGGATTCCGCCAAAGGATATCGAGGAAAACTCTCTTTTAGTGGGCCTATAAATAAAGCCCGCACATTAGGCGCACGTGCATCGGTAACATACCGAGATTCTCCCTACTTTAATAATACCCTCTACCAGGACTGGCAGTCGAAGGAGGTTGAAGGAGAGAAGGAATTTGTCCTCCGAGATACCGGCATCGGAACCTTTCAGCGAACAACCAAAGAATTCGAATACAGTGTAGCATTGGATTATAAATTGAGCGATTCCATAGACCTCTACCTTCGAAACACAGCCGAGTCCACGGACTATCACACGGCTTACAATGTAAACAAGTTTCGTTTCTTTCGGGGCGATTACCTTCAGGTCGACGAGCTAGGAGCCAATGCAGAATCGGCTGATGTTCGAAATTCAATCTGGCGTTACGACACAAGAAGCGACGAAGTCGAATCCACCCTGGGTGGAACCTACGAGAAAAACAACTTGATAGTAGATTTTAAACTCACCTACAAGGATGACGAGATCGAATACCTCAATTACTTTACCGCAGACTTCGTCCAAGATGACGTTGATTTGCGCTACGACCTATTCGACCCCAAGTTCCCGACCACCACGGTGACCAACGATAGCGACCTGAATGACCTGTCGAGATATGAATTCGAAGATTTGGTAGATCGCTACTATCTCGGAGATGAATCTGACACCATCAGCGCTATCAATATCAAGTGGGACGATCTGTTCGAGAAACGTAATGCGTTTATCAAGCTCGGCTATAAATCCAGAGTGAGGGACTATAGTCGTATCACGCAGTATGATATTTACGATGACTACGACGGTTCATTTACGATAGCGGATGTGCCTTCCGATCTGAGATTTCCCGATTTGCTCGATGGTCGTTATGTTTTAGAAAACATAGCTGACGGCGAAGATGCCCAAGCTTTCTTTGAGGACAACATCGATAGCTTTACCCTCAACGAACGCCGCACTCGCGAAAACAGTGATCCGAACAATTACACGGTGAACGAGACCGTAGACGGAATCTACGGCATGATCAATATGGAGCTAGGAAACTGGCGTGCCATTCTTGGAGTTAGGAGTGAAGAAACGAGCATCGATTTCGTAGGCAACGAAGTGCTTCTGGACCAAAACGATCTGGGTGAAACCGTTTACGTGGGTACCAACTCCATTCCTGGAACGTCCAACTATGATAACCTGTTTCCTAACGCTCACTTCCGATATAATTGGAGTGATACCATCACCTTGATTGGCTCATACACACAAACGATCGATCGCCCGGCTTACACCTACATCGTTCCCTACCGTCGTGTGAATCTGGAAGAGATGGAAATCGAGGAAGGCAATCCCGATCTCAAACCGACCGTTTATACGAACTACGACTTGTCAGTGGACGTTGAGTTACCGAGCCACGCACTTCTTTCAGTGGAGTTGTTTAACCGTTCTGTAGAGGACTTTGTCTTTAGCCAGAAACAAATCCTGAGTAGTGGGATCTATCAGGGGTTTGAACTCGAAAGCTATGAGAACAGTGCCTCTGCCGATATTCAGGGAGCAACATTCACCTGGCGTCAACCTCTCGACACATTCCATCTACCTGAGGGATTGTCATTGAATGCCAACTACACGAAACAGAAATCGGAGATCGAGTACCCAGCACGCCCCGGTGAAACACTGCCTCTCACCCGCATGCCGGACAATGAGCTCAAGCTGACACTCTCCTACCAAAACGAGAAATTCTTTGCCCAAGTGCGTTACGCTTACGAAGACCTCGTTCCCAGCCGAATTGCGGGCAATCCCGACGAAGATCTTTATTACTTGGAGAATGGACAAATCGACCTCAGCTTAACCTATCAGCTGAGAAAGAATGTGCGACTATTTGCCGATGTTCAAAATTTGACCAACGAACCCTACTACGATCGCTACGAAGGTGATAGCAGTCGACCAGCAGGATTTCGTCACTTACCGTGGACCATGTCGTCAGGGGTAAGAGTAGAGCTTTAGGTTTGCTTCTTCCCATTCACCCGCGGTGGGTATCGTTCGAGAAATTTGTTTTCGGAATCGACCGTACCAATCACGACCAGCTCATCCCCTTCCTGAAATACGGATTCGGGCTGCGGATTCACAACGGTGACATCCTGACGCCTCACGCCTACGACGCTGCATCCAGTCTCCTGACGCACATTGCAATCGAGCAACGATTTACCAACAAATTCATCTGGCAGGTGCACCTTAAACAGGCCTAACCCTTCCGCCACTGTGAGTAGTCGATCATCACGCAATACATTGAGCACGGCACCTGCACCCATGCCAGCGTAGGACATAACGAAATCGGCTCCTGCACGATGAAGGTTTGAAATATTCCGCTCCAGATTCGCCCGAGCGATCATCTGGATATCCGGCCGAATCCGACGAATAAAAATGGCCAAGTAAACATTGGTATCGTCATCGTGAGTCGTAAGGATCACAGCCGGAGCTTTCAGGATGCCTGCTTCCTCCAGCGTCTTGCGCTTAAAGGCATCGCCACTGACATAGTTCTCCGGATCCCGGATTCGCTCAGGCAAGCGCTCAATGATACGATAGTCCACACCACGAGCAGCAAGAGACCGACCCGCTGATCGACCCACTCTACCACCACCAATGATCACAATCGGAGCTGAGCTGACCGGCCGTGAAAAGAGCTGATTGAAGGCAGAGATGTGTTGGGGTGTTCCAGCTAACACAAGTACGGTGTTTTCCGTCATCCGTGTGTGAGCTAAAGCAGGCTGAAAACTCCCCCGTTCCCAAACACCAATAGCACCGACTCCAGTCAGAGCACGCAATTGACTCTCAGCCAAGGTCTGCCCCACCAGTTCTGTTCGATTGATTGGCGCTTCTGCCACAGCCAGTTCATCAAATTGACCTAACAAATTGGCCACATGATCCCCAGAACTACACCGACGGGCTAAGGATTGGCCCATCATCTCGGGCAGATGAATCACTTGATCCACGCCGGAGAGCTGAAGGACTTCTTTGGCTGACTCTCGTGAAACGGTCGAAATGATCCGCACTTCAGGAGCAATTTCTCTAGCCGTGAAAGTTGCATTGGTATTGGAGGTATCGGACCCGGTTGCCGCAAGCACTGCAGCATTCTTCAAACGAACCGCCTCATAGGTAGCAGGATCGTCCAAATCTCCCAGCACTACCCGGATTCCCAACTCGGTTAACTCCCGAGCTTCTTCCAAGGTAGGAATCATGACCACGTATTCGTAGCCATAGGTAGGCAGTTTCTTAATCAAATTGGCCGAAACACTATCCCACTGAGTAAGTACTACATGCCCCTTCGTATCCTCAGGAAGCTTTCTCGGCGTTGCAGCCTCCTGTTGGGCCTGCATCCAGGGTGCGTAAAAGAATTCGATAAAAGTAAAAGGCAACAGCACCAATAGGAACACCATCCCGGTCCCTAAAACCACCATAGAGAAAATCCGTCCAAGGTCGGTATGAAACGTGATGTCTCCGAAGCCCAAAGTAGACATCACAGTCAAGGTCCAGTAAAAGCCAGTTGCCCAGGAATACTCCTGTCCCTCCCTGGCCATCAACATATGAAACAATACGCTGTAGGTGGAAATAAGTAGTAGAAGAACAATCAAGAGCCGAACCAGTATCATCAGGTTGCGACGCTGAGTCCGAGTATTGAGCAAGTAACCAAATACAGCCGGTGAGAATTTCATGCGAACAAGTAAGAGCGACTACTTAAAGCAGATATGGGGAAGAGTTGAAATAGTTTTTCGGTACACAATACAATCGAATCGGTGACTCCATTAAGAGCTCTCATTCCATCCGACGCACGATGAATGTCAACGCCTGGGAAATGATCCTCCTTTCTTTAGAAATTGAGGAAGAAGGTAACCACGAATGGACACGAATATTACCAAAGACAAAAAATACCCGAATTCTGTATTCTAATTCGTGTCTATTTGTGGCCATTCGTGGTTAATTTTTAAAACTATTATACGCCACTACTTAAGTAATTCACTCCTACACATATTCAGCGCAGAATAAACCTGCCTGCCACGGTATTGAATGAGTCATTGTCCTTCCCCTGTAGAACAGAAACACTAAAGGCACTGAAAATGAAGGATAAGAATAAAGGCACCACATGAATAAACTGTGCAGAGACCCTAGAGTTTTCAAGAAAGACCTGCCCCCAATCCTTCTAATACGGACCGAATAGAAATTGGTCCCTACTTAATAAGCCGTCCGCGAGCTACGACTTGGATTCTGGCGTCGGGATTGAGTCAAGATGTCGGCATTGACGAACGAGTGGCGATAGAGCGCACGTTGGTGCGTGACTGAGCCATAAGAGAGGAACATCCGGCATGTTGGCCAAAGGATGGTTCTAAAACAATCACCAGCGACATCAACTCACTCAACTAACATCCCTCAAACAAAAGAATTAAACTCACATTTAAAACCATCCGGTCCAGGCACCAGAATCAAGGCAATGCGAAACAGTAGTAGCTGTCCCCAGGCTTCGTCTGCAGCTTGCTTCCTCCCCCACCGGCAATGACTACGTACTGCCGTCCATCCATTTCGAAGGTCGCAGGAGTTGCATATCCGGCCGCATCCAGTTGATAGGTCCACAAG
This genomic stretch from Opitutia bacterium ISCC 52 harbors:
- a CDS encoding PQQ-binding-like beta-propeller repeat protein, with protein sequence MLQKSFLIPSAILGLTIVLITTACTKEEKNADWPVYLGDSASSQSSEVNQITPKNVDQLEIAWTFDAQGVEPDGFTNMQCNPLVINGTVYLTSATFNLYALDGKTGEPIWKINPFEEISKSLPSPIESTGGTRGMAYWSGPEGDRILLGIANYLLAINPDDGTFIEGFGNQGHIDLKKGLGRNIDQLRYITRSPGIIYQDLIIMGSSVSESLPAAPGHIRAFNVKTGEQVWRFNTIPQPGEYGYETWPKEAYKEFGGANTWAGMAVDEKRGLVYCPTGSATFDYYGGDRLGDNLFANSLICLNAKTGERVWHYQTVHHDLFDYDLPIPPNLLTVNQNGKEIPAVAQLTKQGYVFLFNRVTGEPLFEIEEIPVPASTMPGEIASKTQPRPTKPAPFVREVLSPDQLNDVTPETKAEILAKYSTMDPHVPWTPGSLHKDTIVHPGMIGGAEWGGAAADENGILYFNSNESSAILTMIDATSSGSPGEALYKQNCIVCHGEDLSGGTAFGQVVPTLIGIEDRMDRGAIAQVIQFGGTTMPGFRHFSGKDVFDVISFIASPGQTGQHAEDANDTPQPNNVKYIHTGNNIWTETNGYPAIKPPWGNLNALDLNTGEYLWQIPFGEYPELIEKGIPATGRVSYGGPIVTASGVMFIAASLDNHMRAYDMKTGDELWRTKLPFGGYATPSTYMIDGKQYVLIACGGGRGSPTGDQFVAFALPH
- a CDS encoding TonB-dependent receptor, whose product is MTNLAEFPCITKSGTRIIARLRFAMVSFCLGLFLLASASYAAKEAAKNDEEETTESETHTDDNIVSQKDEVKLVDDSSVAEAVKRRPDLNFANVTIDGESSGVSLSSLEAEDVESVEVMKAVTPDIDADSRGGSISLKTRPSYAQSRRATSVEGSLYYDSLDSAKGYRGKLSFSGPINKARTLGARASVTYRDSPYFNNTLYQDWQSKEVEGEKEFVLRDTGIGTFQRTTKEFEYSVALDYKLSDSIDLYLRNTAESTDYHTAYNVNKFRFFRGDYLQVDELGANAESADVRNSIWRYDTRSDEVESTLGGTYEKNNLIVDFKLTYKDDEIEYLNYFTADFVQDDVDLRYDLFDPKFPTTTVTNDSDLNDLSRYEFEDLVDRYYLGDESDTISAINIKWDDLFEKRNAFIKLGYKSRVRDYSRITQYDIYDDYDGSFTIADVPSDLRFPDLLDGRYVLENIADGEDAQAFFEDNIDSFTLNERRTRENSDPNNYTVNETVDGIYGMINMELGNWRAILGVRSEETSIDFVGNEVLLDQNDLGETVYVGTNSIPGTSNYDNLFPNAHFRYNWSDTITLIGSYTQTIDRPAYTYIVPYRRVNLEEMEIEEGNPDLKPTVYTNYDLSVDVELPSHALLSVELFNRSVEDFVFSQKQILSSGIYQGFELESYENSASADIQGATFTWRQPLDTFHLPEGLSLNANYTKQKSEIEYPARPGETLPLTRMPDNELKLTLSYQNEKFFAQVRYAYEDLVPSRIAGNPDEDLYYLENGQIDLSLTYQLRKNVRLFADVQNLTNEPYYDRYEGDSSRPAGFRHLPWTMSSGVRVEL
- a CDS encoding NAD-binding protein; the encoded protein is MKFSPAVFGYLLNTRTQRRNLMILVRLLIVLLLLISTYSVLFHMLMAREGQEYSWATGFYWTLTVMSTLGFGDITFHTDLGRIFSMVVLGTGMVFLLVLLPFTFIEFFYAPWMQAQQEAATPRKLPEDTKGHVVLTQWDSVSANLIKKLPTYGYEYVVMIPTLEEARELTELGIRVVLGDLDDPATYEAVRLKNAAVLAATGSDTSNTNATFTAREIAPEVRIISTVSRESAKEVLQLSGVDQVIHLPEMMGQSLARRCSSGDHVANLLGQFDELAVAEAPINRTELVGQTLAESQLRALTGVGAIGVWERGSFQPALAHTRMTENTVLVLAGTPQHISAFNQLFSRPVSSAPIVIIGGGRVGRSAGRSLAARGVDYRIIERLPERIRDPENYVSGDAFKRKTLEEAGILKAPAVILTTHDDDTNVYLAIFIRRIRPDIQMIARANLERNISNLHRAGADFVMSYAGMGAGAVLNVLRDDRLLTVAEGLGLFKVHLPDEFVGKSLLDCNVRQETGCSVVGVRRQDVTVVNPQPESVFQEGDELVVIGTVDSENKFLERYPPRVNGKKQT